In the Campylobacter showae genome, one interval contains:
- a CDS encoding SDH family Clp fold serine proteinase: protein MSWKDFLNNKEEEQPQKEGRGMDQKSVAKPPVLFSETQQVLKAVEAKLGGTLITYYNSNAGSVCGNDASAMYEILKGKKIENAFLFIKSDGGSGIAALRIISTLRNYCKNITALIPANCASAATMMALGANEIVMGPLAYLTAVDTSLKHAMSPIDNGNERVSVSMDELNRVIKLWKMHEKDNDENPYKSLYNYIHPLVFGAVDRASSLSLKICCELLRYHMNDEAKIQNISERLNSDYPAHDYPILFREAEEIGLHVQKMDNELNEMLQELTLLYSEMGQRAFTDYDENSYHDNNIANIIEANGKQIYYQIDKDWFYRPDERRWNVMNDESSWRKNELVGGKLKNTIYHLW from the coding sequence ATGTCTTGGAAGGACTTTTTAAACAACAAAGAAGAAGAACAGCCGCAAAAGGAGGGCAGAGGAATGGATCAAAAAAGCGTAGCTAAGCCGCCGGTGTTATTTAGCGAGACTCAGCAGGTACTAAAGGCGGTCGAGGCCAAACTGGGCGGCACGCTCATCACATACTACAACTCAAACGCGGGCAGCGTCTGCGGCAACGACGCGAGCGCGATGTATGAAATTTTAAAGGGCAAAAAGATAGAAAATGCGTTTTTGTTTATCAAAAGCGACGGCGGCAGCGGTATCGCAGCACTTCGTATCATCAGCACTCTGCGAAACTACTGCAAAAACATCACTGCTCTCATCCCTGCTAACTGTGCGTCGGCAGCGACGATGATGGCTCTTGGCGCAAACGAAATCGTGATGGGGCCGCTAGCGTATCTAACGGCCGTCGATACCTCGCTAAAGCACGCGATGAGCCCGATAGATAACGGCAACGAGCGCGTTAGCGTGTCGATGGACGAGCTGAACCGCGTGATAAAGCTGTGGAAAATGCACGAAAAAGACAACGACGAAAACCCGTATAAATCGCTATACAACTACATCCATCCGCTGGTTTTCGGCGCCGTAGACCGCGCTAGCTCGCTCTCGCTAAAGATTTGCTGCGAACTTTTGCGCTACCACATGAACGACGAGGCAAAGATCCAAAACATCTCCGAGCGCCTAAACAGCGACTATCCGGCGCATGATTATCCGATACTTTTCCGCGAGGCCGAGGAGATCGGACTGCACGTGCAAAAGATGGACAACGAGCTAAACGAGATGCTTCAGGAGCTTACGCTTCTTTACTCCGAGATGGGGCAGCGCGCGTTTACCGACTACGACGAGAACAGTTACCACGACAACAACATCGCAAACATCATCGAGGCAAACGGCAAGCAGATTTATTATCAGATCGACAAAGACTGGTTTTATCGCCCCGACGAGCGCCGCTGGAACGTGATGAACGACGAGAGCTCGTGGCGTAAAAACGAGCTAGTAGGCGGCAAACTCAAAAATACGATTTATCATTTATGGTGA
- the purL gene encoding phosphoribosylformylglycinamidine synthase subunit PurL, producing MDKATVKAHKISDQEYEEILKILGREPNLLELGIFSAMWSEHCSYKSSKKYLNGFPTKAPWVIQGPGENAGVIDVGGGVAAVFKMESHNHPSFIEPFQGAATGVGGILRDVFTMGARVVANMNSLRFGEVRGESENAKKQRYLLKGAVAGIAHYGNCMGIPTIGGETTFDPSFNGNILVNAFALGLCKSDEIFYGRAEGIGNPVIYVGSKTGRDGLGGAVMASDSFNDANKSLRPTVQVGDPFAEKLLMEACLELFKTDYVVGIQDMGAAGLTSSSFEMAGRSGSGMKMYLDRVPMRETGMTPYELMLSESQERMLICAKKGCEQKILEIFKKWDLDAEIIGEVTNSGVMELYWHGELAGEIPIAPLSEASPVLDRPTARPKYLDEIKNLQIPGNADNKTAFWKLLGEPEVLNKSLIYDQYDANIQTNTIKQPGLLGAAVIRVKETGRAIAMAAQCDPRANFVDPKNGAARAVAAAGRKVAMSGATPLAITDCLNYGNPQKPEVMWQFAQGCEGIKEACRELNTPVVSGNVSLYNDTEGVSVYPTPAIVTVGVNEDANASLPSVFTRAGTAIYVLGETKGEFAASLYAKALFDAVGGELSSVDYKKERALWDLVIEANKSGALEFANSVGVGGVAIALAKMACLSGLGAECKFDVKKPDFIFDESFSRAIVGVKDEAKFESLAAKHGVKFEKIGSVGGDKFKLNDIEEKLSDVSEVYFNKFAAIIRQED from the coding sequence ATGGACAAAGCTACCGTAAAAGCGCACAAGATCAGCGATCAAGAGTATGAGGAGATCCTAAAGATCCTAGGCAGAGAGCCCAATTTGCTCGAGCTTGGGATATTTTCTGCGATGTGGAGCGAGCACTGCAGCTACAAGTCGAGTAAAAAGTACCTAAACGGCTTCCCGACCAAGGCGCCGTGGGTGATCCAGGGTCCCGGCGAGAACGCGGGCGTCATCGACGTCGGAGGCGGTGTCGCGGCGGTGTTTAAGATGGAGAGTCACAACCACCCGAGCTTCATCGAGCCTTTTCAGGGCGCAGCGACGGGCGTGGGCGGGATACTGCGCGACGTATTTACGATGGGCGCGCGGGTCGTGGCGAATATGAACTCGCTGAGATTCGGCGAGGTGCGCGGCGAGAGCGAAAACGCGAAAAAACAGCGCTATCTGCTAAAAGGCGCGGTCGCGGGTATCGCTCATTACGGCAACTGCATGGGCATACCTACTATCGGCGGCGAGACGACGTTTGATCCTAGCTTTAACGGCAACATCCTAGTAAACGCATTTGCGCTGGGGCTTTGTAAGAGCGACGAGATATTTTACGGAAGGGCCGAAGGTATCGGCAACCCCGTGATCTACGTCGGCTCAAAGACCGGTCGCGACGGGCTCGGAGGCGCGGTGATGGCGAGCGATAGCTTTAACGACGCGAACAAATCCCTGCGCCCTACCGTACAGGTGGGCGATCCGTTTGCCGAAAAGCTGCTGATGGAGGCGTGCTTGGAGTTATTTAAAACCGATTACGTCGTAGGTATCCAGGATATGGGCGCGGCGGGGCTTACTTCGAGCAGCTTTGAGATGGCCGGACGCAGCGGCAGCGGCATGAAGATGTATCTAGACCGCGTACCTATGCGCGAGACGGGCATGACGCCGTACGAGCTAATGCTGAGCGAATCTCAGGAGCGTATGCTCATCTGCGCAAAAAAGGGCTGCGAGCAAAAGATACTTGAGATATTTAAAAAATGGGATCTAGACGCCGAGATCATCGGCGAGGTAACAAACAGCGGCGTGATGGAGCTTTATTGGCACGGCGAGCTAGCGGGCGAGATACCCATAGCGCCGCTTAGCGAAGCATCCCCGGTGCTTGACCGACCGACAGCGCGCCCAAAATACCTAGACGAAATCAAAAATTTGCAAATCCCGGGGAACGCGGATAATAAAACCGCGTTTTGGAAGTTGCTTGGCGAGCCAGAGGTGCTAAACAAGTCGCTGATCTACGATCAATACGACGCAAATATCCAAACAAACACGATCAAACAGCCAGGACTCCTCGGAGCTGCGGTTATCCGCGTGAAAGAAACGGGTAGGGCGATCGCGATGGCGGCGCAGTGCGACCCGCGGGCGAATTTCGTCGATCCTAAAAACGGCGCGGCTAGAGCGGTTGCGGCGGCTGGACGAAAGGTCGCTATGAGCGGAGCGACGCCTCTAGCCATCACCGACTGCCTAAACTACGGCAATCCGCAAAAACCCGAGGTCATGTGGCAGTTCGCACAGGGCTGCGAGGGTATCAAAGAGGCTTGCCGCGAGCTAAATACGCCCGTTGTCAGCGGCAACGTGAGCCTATATAACGACACCGAGGGCGTGAGCGTCTATCCGACGCCCGCGATCGTGACGGTGGGCGTAAACGAGGATGCAAACGCGAGCCTTCCGAGCGTCTTTACGCGCGCCGGCACGGCGATATACGTGCTTGGCGAGACGAAGGGCGAATTTGCCGCGTCGCTTTACGCTAAGGCGCTATTTGACGCGGTGGGCGGCGAGCTATCCTCGGTGGACTATAAAAAAGAGCGCGCGCTGTGGGACTTGGTCATCGAGGCAAATAAATCGGGCGCGCTAGAGTTTGCAAACAGCGTAGGCGTGGGCGGCGTAGCCATAGCGCTAGCAAAAATGGCGTGCCTAAGCGGACTTGGCGCGGAGTGCAAATTTGACGTTAAAAAGCCCGATTTTATATTTGACGAGAGCTTTTCGCGCGCGATCGTCGGCGTAAAAGACGAGGCTAAATTTGAATCTCTAGCCGCTAAACACGGCGTCAAATTTGAAAAAATTGGCAGCGTAGGCGGAGATAAATTTAAACTAAACGATATCGAGGAAAAGCTAAGCGACGTGAGCGAGGTTTATTTTAACAAATTTGCCGCAATCATCCGCCAAGAGGATTAA